TCCCAACCCCCTCCTCTTTTGCACCGATGTCCCTGGAGCAGCTCCCCAGACCTAGCTGAACTTCCAGCTGCAACAAGACCCTCTGTAACTCTGCTGCCCAAGGGGGCCCCCCTCATCGTCCAGTCCTACTGGTGCCCCAGGCCCTGGATGCTCCAGGAGATGGGaaaggcagccagaaagcagaaagcagtaagtggggggtgggggtacgGAGATGActggtgttggggggacttggagGTCCCTGCCAGGTAAGCGTGGCTGAGACCAGGAGGGCCCAGGGAAACCCTGCCCAGgcccagagaaggaggcagacGAGGAACTTCTGTCAGGGACTCCCTCTTCCTCTTTGAAGGGCCctggccaggcaggcagcagatgGCATCTGACGAACTCGGCTGCGGTTGAAAAATGGATCTTGACTAGGATGGGGTGCTCGGCTCTCTGCAGGTGACTCAGACCACCCCCCCCACTGCACCTGGAATGGAGCCCCAGCAGCGTGGGGGGCCCGGGACTGCAGGACAGTGACCCTGACTCAGGCGTGATGTCCAGCGCAGCCTACGCACTGCCTAGGACTGAAGGGCGAGCACACAGCAGGTGCCTGGGAAAGATGCCCGGCAAGATGAACCCCCAGGCCCCTCCGGCTAGGCAGAGACCTCTCCTCCCAGGACAGTGCAGGGCACACGGCAGAGCGGACCTAGCTGGACGGGCACCCCGGAGCCCCAGCACTCAATGCCTCTTGCCAGCCGTGCCCCAGTTCCCCACTCCAGGTTCTCAGGCGCCCTCTTCTGCAGGCACCCCTCTCCTGGGCAGACACTGGCCTGGGGCCGGCTCAGTCCATGGGTGGGCACAGGCAGCTGAGCCATGAGAACAACGCACGGGGCAGGCCAGGCCAGAACTGAAGCCTCAGGGTGCGGTCACCCCTCATCACAGCTCCATCAGCGTGGGTGGGGATGGCGACAACAGCGTGACACTTGGGTCTCCACCTCCCAGGGTCTGTCAGAGTGGGACAGGTCTCTTAAAGAAAGTACGAGCTCAGTGATGGCTGCACAGCAGCTGCCCAACACTGGAATACATTTTGGAAAAGCTGGTGAATGTCACCTTCCTGCAGGAGCCTCTTAAGGGAACCCCCCCGCCCCCCTCCCCCAAATACAGGCAGGCGGCTGGCTCCAGAACAGATGCAGGAAAACGGTGAGGGGCCGGCAGGGACAGCGGAGGCAGAGTCTGGGGAAGCGCTCTCCAAAGCCCCCACGGCCAACCCGCCAGGAGTCCAGCCTGTGGTGAGCAGCCCACCCCCAACCTCGGACAGCCAGCCGTGAGCGCTACCAAAAAGATCCTCTTGACAAAGACAAAGTAAAGCAAAACTTTACGCGGCCTCTGGAAATAAATATTCTCTGGTACAGTCTCCGCAAAGGCCGCGGCCCTACAACGGGGCACGGCCGCCGCTACATGTCCAGCACCGCGGCGTCACCGCAGCCACGGCCTCCAGGGCGCGCCCTGGCCCTGCGGCCCCGGCCTGGGGGCAGCGGGGGACGCCCCGGTCAGGCCTGGCAAGAAGGGCAGCGCCATGTTGGCACCAGGGCGCAGCAGGGCCAAGGGGCCGTCGAACGCAGCCGGCGGCGGGCGGCCGGAGTAGACCTCAGGCGCCGGAGCCTCCGCACTGGGCAACGGTGGGGCGGGGCGGCGCAAGGGCCGCAGCTGGCCCAGGCAAGCCGCCAGGTGGCCGAGCAGGCGAGAGCGCACGTCGGCCGGGACGCCCTCGCAGCCCGCCAGGAAGCGGCGCACCTCCGCCAGACACTCGTGGAAGCCAGCGCGGTACTTGCCTAGGACGGCGGGGTCGGCGCCGAGCGCGGCTGCGGGGGTGCAGGGCACAGGCGGTCGGTGCCCGCGGCCAGGGACACGCGCGCCGCCGCCCCCaccccgccgccgcccgcgcctcACCTGCCACCCGCACGCGCCGCAAGCTCCGCAGATGCCTCACGGTCATCTCCAGGATGTCCGCCTTCTCCAGCTTCGAGTGGCGGGGGCTCtgggggcggggctggtgtgggcggCCCGTGGCCCAGCGGCGCCCCAGGCTCCGGGCCCCGCGCCTCGGACCCTCGATCTCACCCCTCGCCCAGACTTACGTCCTTCCGGAGGGCGTCTAGGATGAGGGTCTTCAGCTGGGCGAGGCTCTCGTTGATGCGCGCTCGGCGCCGCTTCTCCATGGCGGGCTTGGAGGACTGCGGGCCGGGCGGTGGCTGAGTCCCGCGCGCGTTCGTCCCGCCCCGAGCCTCCCGACCGTCGCCCGACCAGGTCCCCACCTTGCGGTGCTCGCCCGCGCTCCGGGGCCTGCTCGGCGTTCGGCTGGCGCTGGCCAGCGCGCCTGCCCGCGGCCTCCCCGAGGTGTCGGCGGGCATGGTGCGCCTCCGCGCCCCCCGGTGCCAGGCGGAGCGCGCCGCCAGGGGCCGGGTGCGGGCTGGCGGGCTGGCGGGCTGGCGGGCTGGCGGCGGCGCTCGTCCTCCCGAGCGGGTGCCCGGCTCCAGGCCCGCGCGGGGCCCGCCGCTCGGCCCTTTAAGGCCGGGGCGCCGCGGGGTGTGTGAACCCGGCTGGGCCTTCGTTCCCACACTCGCGCCAGCCAATGAGCGGCCGCGCGCCCCCCCCCCACGAGacgccgcccgccccgccccctcccGCTGTCAGTCACGCGCCGGCTCCCAGCCCAGCCGCCGAGCGGGCCACAAAGGCGAGCCGGGCGCCCTCCGGCTCTGCCCGGACGGGGCGGGAGGGTCGCCGTCCCCCTTCGCCGCCGCAGCGGTCCCGAGGCGCGGCGGTAGACGCCCCTCAGGGCCGGCCCGCGCCGCGGTGCCCGAGGCCGCGCGGACCCGCCAGGCTCCCCTTCCCGCAGAGCGGCCAGCGTGCGGTTGGGGTGCGAGTTCGCGGCGGGCAGCGCGGGAGACCCGAAAGGGAGACGGCCTGGAGAGCGAGCCAAGCGCCCTCGGTCCGCACGCCTCCTGCCTCCCGCGCCCCCTGTGTTACCCGCCCCCTGCCGCGCGCTCTGCCTCCTGGGACCCCCGCCGCCTGGGACAGCGCCACGCAAGGCCTGTGACACGGTGGACGTGGGCAGGAGCGAGGTCGTCTGGTCCAGGTCATGAGGCAGGGTGGCGTCGCAGGACAATTAAATGATGGCATAGGGCCAGCGCGGGTGATACTGCAGGGCAGGTAGTGATGTCACCAGTCAGGCACGATGACGTCATGGAACAGAATGTAAGGATGTCACTGGTCAGGCTGGCGATGTCACTAAATAATCAGAGGCGATGCCTCAGGGTGAAGGTGGGTGATGATGATGTCAAAATGGGGAGATGTCATGGGACTGGTGACATCACACTCTTCTAGATTACTGACAGGGCACTAGGCACCTGCACAGTAGGGCGCACAGCAAATGAGGCacaactgttttaattttttttttttcaaagtagcaGAGTGGGAGAAACAGAGCTATGCTTATTTTCTTGTTTGACATTGCTTCCAGTTTGAGTTCCCTTGCAGAGGCACGAGTCTTTTGGGTACTCGGGGTCCCCAGCTCACCAGGGCCTGGTGGCCCTCTTGAATCCATCCCTCAGGCGTTCCAGAGGCCCACGGTGGGTCCGACCTGCCCTGGGGGCCGGGGCAGCTCCTCCCTGGGTATCTAATCTGGTGCGGGAGACCAAGGCAAACAAAAGAATCACTCCTTTGTAAGTGACAGAAAGAAAGGGGCTTGTTGCCAGGGGAGGAAACCTTTCTCTGCACAGAGTGAAGTCTTTAAGGCAGCTCTGCAAGGCCCCAGGGGGAGGGAGCGGCATTCCCAACATTGGAAAGGGGACACGGGGGCTGCAAGAAGACTGaggggaaggggcaggcaggTGCGTGGGGGCTTCGGGCTCGGGGAGAGTCCGGGAGAGCGTGGGCACTCCTTCACTGAGCAAGGGAGAGAGCTGGCGGCGCTGTGAGGAGCTGCCCTTGGCTGCCGTGGGTCCGCTAGTGGGTGTCGTGTTTAGCTGGCCTCTGCCCAACACTCACTCCTGGGGTCCCAGTCTGGGCCAGGTCCCCCAGCCTCCCACAGGGACCACCAGGCAGGGCTTCATACTGGAAAGACAGGCCTGAGGAGCCGTGTCCTGGACTGTTCTTTTTCTCACTGGTGGTTAGATGGGTTTCCTTCCTTCCAGTACCGGTTTCCTCACCAGAAAATAAATCAGAGCTTTGAAAGCACCCAGCACACTGCAAGAACTGCCTATGGGTTTCTGGCCGCTGTTTCTGCTCCAGAGAAGCAGGTGGGAGACAACCGGACAGAGAGGGAAGCTGCCTGTGCGCCCCTGGACTGCCTGTCCCACAGGACCCCCCACACTCTGGGTGCCCTCAGGGTCGTCTTCAGGGGCCTGCAGCAGAGGGAGGGGCCCCAC
The sequence above is a segment of the Manis pentadactyla isolate mManPen7 chromosome 4, mManPen7.hap1, whole genome shotgun sequence genome. Coding sequences within it:
- the HES4 gene encoding transcription factor HES-4 isoform X2, whose protein sequence is MPADTSGRPRAGALASASRTPSRPRSAGEHRKSSKPAMEKRRRARINESLAQLKTLILDALRKDSPRHSKLEKADILEMTVRHLRSLRRVRVAAALGADPAVLGKYRAGFHECLAEVRRFLAGCEGVPADVRSRLLGHLAACLGQLRPLRRPAPPLPSAEAPAPEVYSGRPPPAAFDGPLALLRPGANMALPFLPGLTGASPAAPRPGPQGQGAPWRPWLR
- the HES4 gene encoding transcription factor HES-4 isoform X1 — encoded protein: MPADTSGRPRAGALASASRTPSRPRSAGEHRKVGTWSGDGREARGGTNARGTQPPPGPQSSKPAMEKRRRARINESLAQLKTLILDALRKDSPRHSKLEKADILEMTVRHLRSLRRVRVAAALGADPAVLGKYRAGFHECLAEVRRFLAGCEGVPADVRSRLLGHLAACLGQLRPLRRPAPPLPSAEAPAPEVYSGRPPPAAFDGPLALLRPGANMALPFLPGLTGASPAAPRPGPQGQGAPWRPWLR